From a single bacterium genomic region:
- the rsmG gene encoding 16S rRNA (guanine(527)-N(7))-methyltransferase RsmG has protein sequence MTTEQEQQLEHYLKRIAEAGIPLVSHADRSRLRERHLAPSLAGLELLPESGAVLDIGSGGGFPAIPLALLTPHLTYTLVESNSRKAAFLSRVSRETELSQRVTVICSRVEELVHSPGGEFDCVTARAVTELPQLVKWSRPLLKHSGFMLFWKQREWRQEAWPEELGCKLLSELNLADGGRLIKLQLES, from the coding sequence TTGACCACCGAACAGGAACAGCAACTCGAACATTATCTGAAGCGCATCGCCGAAGCCGGCATCCCTCTAGTATCGCATGCCGACCGGTCCCGTCTTCGGGAAAGACACTTAGCTCCGTCCTTGGCGGGGCTTGAGCTGCTCCCGGAAAGCGGAGCTGTACTCGACATTGGGAGCGGCGGTGGGTTTCCAGCTATTCCGCTGGCACTACTAACTCCTCATTTGACATATACTTTAGTGGAGTCAAATTCAAGAAAAGCAGCATTTTTGAGCCGTGTTTCACGTGAAACAGAGCTCTCTCAACGGGTTACGGTGATTTGTTCGCGGGTCGAAGAACTTGTCCACTCTCCCGGCGGAGAATTCGACTGTGTGACGGCCCGGGCAGTAACGGAGCTGCCGCAATTGGTGAAATGGTCCCGGCCGCTTCTGAAGCACAGTGGATTTATGTTGTTCTGGAAGCAGCGCGAATGGAGACAGGAAGCCTGGCCGGAGGAATTGGGCTGTAAATTACTCTCGGAACTCAACTTAGCTGACGGCGGTCGGCTGATTAAACTTCAACTTGAATCGTGA
- a CDS encoding GNAT family N-acetyltransferase: MATNTPKLNIRLLNKLDLLVWHELRCKLWPDPPPDREEVGRLWLNPRYIVWLAENDDGRIIAFLEVQQCNRADGCESDRILYIEGWYVEPDYQRQGIGTALMSTAEQWAREHGLLELASDALLENNISHEAHKKLGFKEVDRQISYMKKL; this comes from the coding sequence ATGGCGACAAACACCCCCAAATTGAACATCCGTCTCCTGAATAAGCTCGATCTGCTCGTCTGGCACGAACTGCGTTGCAAACTTTGGCCGGACCCGCCCCCGGATCGCGAAGAAGTGGGACGGCTGTGGCTGAATCCGCGCTATATTGTCTGGCTCGCGGAAAACGACGACGGCCGCATCATCGCCTTTCTCGAAGTACAGCAGTGCAATCGCGCCGACGGCTGCGAGTCCGACCGCATCCTTTATATAGAAGGATGGTATGTCGAGCCGGACTATCAGCGGCAGGGCATCGGCACCGCGTTGATGAGCACCGCGGAGCAATGGGCACGCGAGCACGGATTGCTCGAACTTGCCAGCGATGCGCTGCTCGAAAACAATATCAGTCACGAAGCGCACAAGAAGCTCGGCTTCAAAGAAGTTGATCGCCAAATCAGTTACATGAAGAAACTCTAA
- a CDS encoding carbon starvation protein A, whose protein sequence is MLLLTIVLSSALLLVIAYKTYGNLLARLLRLDGNKKTPAVELNDGVDYDPIDWRFLMSQHFSAIAAAGPIVGPIVAGMMFGWLPTLLWILLGAIFIGGIHDFGSLVASIRHKARSIAEVVREHMTRRSYLLFLSFVWIALIYIIVAFTDIVAASFVGNITLENGQTVRGAGIATSSVLYLALPIAMAFILRWTKLSLLATTLIFLPMVGAAIWFGQYLPLDIAGWFGISDLAAQKVWVVALLIYCFIAAIVPMWILLQPRGHLGGFFLFAALIAGAAGVLFSGSDIEYPAFIGWSIPQGAGVATLFPVLFITVACGACSGFHSIIASGTSSKQLQNELDAKKVGYGSMLLEAMVAVVSLACVMILSKEAVSGLGGKPNFIYALGLGRFMEVFGIPASFGVLFGLMAFTTFVYDTLDVCTRLGRYILQELFGWQNTFGRYAATALTAFIPLFFVMQTAVDANGNVIPSWRVFWPLFGASNQLLAAIGLLGITVWLHRTYKAKWVWPIAGIPTLIMYIMSGWALLQYVSRGFVSAAGFALPSNFVPWVALLLIVLAVMLLWEAVKVLTNREDSGVGAEGVPPAIAG, encoded by the coding sequence ATTTTGCTCCTCACCATCGTCCTATCCAGCGCGCTGCTCCTTGTGATTGCCTACAAAACCTACGGCAATCTGCTCGCGCGTCTGTTGAGGTTGGATGGAAACAAGAAAACACCGGCAGTCGAGTTGAATGACGGCGTGGACTACGATCCGATTGACTGGCGCTTCCTGATGAGCCAGCACTTCTCGGCCATCGCCGCCGCAGGTCCAATCGTTGGTCCGATTGTCGCGGGCATGATGTTCGGCTGGCTGCCCACATTATTATGGATTTTGCTCGGCGCGATTTTTATCGGCGGCATTCATGATTTCGGTTCGCTCGTCGCCTCGATTCGGCACAAAGCCCGCTCCATCGCCGAGGTTGTCCGCGAGCACATGACGCGCCGCAGCTATCTGCTCTTTCTTTCGTTCGTTTGGATTGCGCTCATCTATATCATTGTCGCGTTCACCGACATCGTGGCCGCGAGTTTTGTTGGCAACATCACCCTCGAAAACGGTCAGACCGTGCGGGGTGCGGGCATCGCCACGTCAAGCGTGCTCTATCTCGCGCTGCCGATTGCCATGGCGTTCATCTTGCGTTGGACGAAACTCTCGCTGCTTGCGACGACGCTCATCTTTCTGCCGATGGTCGGCGCGGCCATCTGGTTCGGCCAATATCTTCCCCTTGACATCGCCGGCTGGTTCGGAATCTCCGACCTAGCTGCGCAAAAAGTCTGGGTCGTCGCTCTCCTTATATATTGTTTCATCGCCGCGATTGTGCCGATGTGGATTTTGCTTCAGCCGCGGGGACACTTGGGCGGGTTCTTTCTCTTCGCGGCGTTGATTGCCGGAGCCGCCGGCGTGCTCTTCAGCGGAAGCGATATTGAATATCCAGCCTTCATCGGCTGGAGTATTCCGCAGGGCGCAGGTGTCGCCACGTTGTTTCCGGTTCTGTTCATAACGGTCGCGTGCGGCGCGTGTTCGGGGTTTCACTCGATTATTGCCTCGGGCACCAGCTCGAAACAGTTGCAGAACGAACTGGATGCGAAGAAGGTCGGCTACGGCTCGATGCTGCTCGAAGCGATGGTGGCCGTGGTCTCCCTTGCGTGTGTAATGATTCTCTCGAAAGAAGCCGTCAGCGGACTCGGCGGCAAGCCCAATTTTATCTATGCGCTCGGACTCGGCCGTTTCATGGAAGTCTTCGGCATTCCGGCGAGCTTCGGAGTCCTGTTCGGATTGATGGCCTTCACGACCTTCGTCTATGACACGCTCGATGTGTGCACGCGGCTCGGTCGTTACATTCTGCAGGAGCTGTTCGGCTGGCAAAACACCTTCGGGAGATATGCAGCGACCGCGTTAACGGCCTTCATTCCGCTCTTCTTCGTCATGCAGACCGCCGTGGATGCGAACGGCAATGTGATTCCGAGTTGGCGCGTCTTCTGGCCGTTGTTTGGAGCCAGCAATCAATTGCTCGCCGCGATTGGTTTGTTGGGGATAACGGTTTGGCTCCATCGCACCTACAAAGCAAAATGGGTTTGGCCCATTGCGGGAATCCCCACCCTCATCATGTACATCATGAGCGGCTGGGCCCTGTTACAATATGTTTCTCGAGGATTTGTCAGCGCAGCGGGCTTCGCGCTGCCGAGCAATTTCGTGCCGTGGGTCGCGCTCTTGTTAATTGTGCTCGCAGTAATGCTGCTATGGGAAGCGGTCAAGGTGCTAACCAATCGGGAAGATTCAGGTGTAGGGGCGGAAGGCGTTCCGCCCGCGATAGCAGGATGA
- a CDS encoding TfoX/Sxy family protein has product MSLNQDILDYYTDRLSLLGKINVKRMFGGAGFYLNGRMFALTDGETVYLKGDEQNRARFESRKMEQFAPFDDKPEMRMHYYSLSSEDLEDDDALRELGMLAVEAANRAAAKKKSSPTKRANTRK; this is encoded by the coding sequence ATGTCCCTCAACCAAGACATCCTCGACTACTACACCGATCGCCTCTCGTTACTTGGCAAAATCAATGTAAAGAGGATGTTCGGCGGCGCGGGCTTCTATTTGAATGGCCGCATGTTCGCACTCACAGATGGAGAGACGGTCTATCTGAAGGGGGATGAACAGAACCGCGCCCGCTTTGAGTCGCGGAAGATGGAACAATTCGCACCGTTCGACGACAAACCCGAGATGCGTATGCATTATTACTCCTTGTCTTCTGAGGATTTGGAAGATGACGACGCGCTTCGCGAATTAGGCATGCTCGCCGTCGAAGCAGCCAACCGCGCCGCCGCAAAAAAGAAAAGCTCTCCGACAAAGAGAGCAAATACAAGAAAATGA
- a CDS encoding HAD family hydrolase — MKPDFLIFDCDGVLVDSEWLVARIEVETRAEFGQHITIEEYIRRYVGLSTRSPEYLESLKDLPSGFRDVMKLRVERAFHEELEAIDGVAETLARLKHWPKAIASSSSPHEIVMMLEHVGLLHHFEMHAAAPASGAPFVPKAHSGYNIFSVSMVARPKPAPDVYLHAAEQNNVLPAQCLVIEDSVVGATAALSAGMTVWGFTGARHQTDASRERLRNLGVHRIIEEMSELPGLID, encoded by the coding sequence GTGAAACCGGATTTTCTGATCTTTGATTGCGACGGCGTACTTGTGGACAGCGAGTGGTTGGTCGCGCGCATCGAAGTGGAAACACGCGCGGAGTTCGGTCAGCACATCACTATTGAAGAATACATCCGCCGCTACGTGGGGTTGTCTACGCGCTCTCCTGAATATCTCGAAAGCTTGAAGGACTTGCCATCCGGGTTTCGTGATGTGATGAAACTTCGCGTCGAGCGCGCGTTCCACGAAGAGCTCGAGGCGATTGATGGAGTTGCCGAAACGCTTGCCCGGCTCAAGCATTGGCCCAAAGCAATTGCATCGAGTTCAAGTCCGCACGAAATCGTAATGATGTTGGAGCATGTCGGCTTGCTGCATCACTTCGAAATGCACGCGGCGGCACCCGCATCGGGCGCTCCGTTTGTTCCGAAAGCGCACAGTGGTTATAACATCTTCTCTGTCTCCATGGTCGCTCGCCCAAAGCCCGCCCCGGATGTCTATCTGCACGCCGCCGAGCAAAACAATGTCCTTCCTGCGCAATGTCTCGTAATCGAGGACTCCGTGGTTGGCGCGACGGCGGCGCTTTCTGCGGGCATGACCGTTTGGGGTTTCACGGGTGCCCGTCACCAGACCGATGCCTCCAGGGAGCGGTTGCGCAACCTTGGCGTGCATCGCATCATCGAAGAAATGAGCGAGTTGCCCGGTCTGATTGACTGA
- the mnmG gene encoding tRNA uridine-5-carboxymethylaminomethyl(34) synthesis enzyme MnmG produces MAITHIYDVVVIGGGHAGIEAALATSRMGFRTCLVTQNLQTIGQMSCNPAIGGLAKGQLVKEIDALGGEMGRLADLATVQFRMLNRSKGPAVWSPRAQCDRVLYAREARKTLESQRNLDLKQNTIIDFETTGGRLSACIAHSGQRIECRAAVLCAGTFLNGLLHMGDWQLPGGRIGEAPSLGLSEMLMKQGFEVGRLKTGTPPRLDGRTIDYARCEHQPGDGRIVPFSVRSPKAVFNQLACHLTYTNTKTHDILRDGLHRSPLFSGRITGRGPRYCPSIEDKIVRFSDKDRHQIFLEPEGWDTFEVYMNGFSSSLPEDIQFEALRTVPGLEQTEMMRPGYAVEYDFFPAHQLHYSLETKVIDGLFFAGQINGTTGYEEAAAQGLIAGINAAQKLNGGNCLTLGRDQAYIGVLIDDLITKTPDEPYRMFTSRAEHRLILRQDNADLRLTEIGRELGLVNDEQYDSYLAKKQKLNQITSLLHDTRLEELAESGLLSDPKLKGSRFAAILKRPEADLSAMLKDSPQLSGKVDELDEDLLAAVEMDVKYEGYIQRERLRADQVRRWEEVRLPENMDLWAVHSMSHEAREKISYFKPKTLGQAGRISGVRPSDTSALLIHMKKLGHV; encoded by the coding sequence ATGGCTATTACACATATTTATGATGTCGTCGTGATCGGCGGCGGACATGCCGGGATTGAGGCCGCTCTGGCCACTTCCCGGATGGGCTTTCGCACTTGTCTCGTGACGCAGAATCTCCAGACGATTGGCCAAATGTCCTGCAATCCGGCCATCGGCGGACTTGCTAAAGGCCAATTAGTCAAGGAGATAGATGCGCTCGGTGGCGAAATGGGCAGGCTCGCCGATCTGGCAACGGTGCAGTTTCGGATGCTCAATCGCTCGAAGGGCCCGGCCGTTTGGTCGCCGCGTGCGCAGTGCGATAGAGTTCTCTATGCTCGCGAAGCCCGCAAAACGCTTGAATCACAGCGAAATCTTGATCTCAAACAAAATACAATCATAGACTTCGAGACAACAGGCGGGCGACTTTCGGCCTGCATCGCCCACAGTGGACAGCGTATAGAATGCCGCGCCGCCGTGCTTTGCGCCGGGACCTTTCTGAATGGGTTACTGCACATGGGGGATTGGCAGCTCCCGGGCGGGCGGATAGGCGAAGCCCCTTCGCTCGGACTCTCGGAAATGCTGATGAAACAGGGCTTTGAGGTAGGCCGGCTGAAGACAGGCACCCCCCCGCGCCTCGACGGCCGCACGATTGACTACGCCCGTTGCGAGCACCAGCCCGGCGACGGTCGCATCGTCCCGTTCTCCGTGCGCTCGCCCAAAGCCGTCTTTAATCAACTTGCCTGCCACTTAACTTACACAAATACAAAAACTCACGACATCCTGCGCGATGGTCTGCATCGCTCCCCGCTATTCTCTGGCCGAATTACAGGCCGTGGCCCACGCTACTGCCCTTCCATTGAAGACAAGATCGTGCGCTTCTCTGATAAGGATCGCCATCAGATCTTCCTAGAGCCAGAGGGCTGGGACACCTTTGAAGTCTACATGAATGGCTTCAGTTCGAGTTTGCCGGAAGATATTCAATTTGAAGCACTTAGAACCGTGCCCGGGCTGGAGCAGACCGAGATGATGCGCCCCGGTTACGCGGTCGAATATGACTTCTTCCCCGCTCATCAACTCCATTACTCCTTGGAAACCAAGGTGATAGACGGACTTTTCTTCGCCGGGCAAATCAACGGCACGACCGGCTATGAAGAAGCGGCCGCACAGGGACTGATAGCTGGAATAAACGCTGCTCAGAAACTAAACGGCGGTAATTGTTTGACGCTTGGTCGCGATCAGGCCTACATCGGTGTCCTAATAGATGACCTCATCACCAAGACACCGGATGAGCCGTACCGCATGTTCACTTCCCGCGCCGAGCACCGCCTGATCTTGCGCCAGGACAATGCCGACCTGCGTTTGACTGAAATCGGCCGCGAACTTGGGTTGGTAAACGACGAGCAGTATGACTCATATTTAGCAAAAAAACAAAAGCTTAATCAGATAACGTCCCTCCTGCACGATACCCGGCTTGAGGAGCTGGCAGAATCCGGGCTGCTCTCGGATCCTAAGCTCAAAGGCAGTCGCTTCGCCGCCATCCTGAAGCGTCCGGAAGCCGACCTGTCTGCGATGCTGAAAGACAGCCCTCAGCTATCGGGGAAAGTAGATGAACTCGACGAGGATCTGCTAGCTGCCGTGGAAATGGATGTAAAATATGAAGGTTACATCCAAAGAGAGCGGCTCCGGGCTGATCAGGTGCGACGATGGGAAGAGGTCCGGCTGCCTGAGAATATGGACCTCTGGGCCGTACATTCCATGTCTCACGAAGCTCGCGAGAAGATAAGCTACTTCAAACCCAAGACCTTAGGGCAAGCGGGACGCATCTCCGGGGTGCGCCCGTCGGATACATCTGCATTGCTCATACACATGAAAAAGCTGGGGCATGTGTAA
- a CDS encoding DUF4396 domain-containing protein, translating into MDHEHHQHHHGHAHAAEAKEQTSENVWPFAISATLHCLLGCGLGEVLGMIISTALHLGNIPSFVLAVIMGFIGGFALGIVPWMKQGMSLGEAAKKVLIVEGLSILVMEAAMVLTEFYTPGVMEAHLTDGIFWIGMLLALVAGFIAALPINYWFAKRGVRHVH; encoded by the coding sequence TTGGATCACGAACATCATCAGCATCATCACGGCCACGCGCACGCTGCGGAGGCAAAAGAACAGACGAGCGAAAATGTCTGGCCATTCGCAATTAGCGCTACGCTTCATTGTCTGCTTGGCTGCGGTCTCGGTGAAGTATTGGGCATGATTATCTCAACCGCGCTGCATTTGGGAAATATCCCATCCTTTGTGCTTGCGGTGATTATGGGATTCATCGGCGGCTTTGCCTTGGGCATTGTGCCGTGGATGAAGCAAGGGATGAGCTTGGGGGAAGCGGCGAAGAAAGTCTTGATTGTCGAGGGTTTGAGTATTCTGGTGATGGAAGCCGCGATGGTATTGACGGAATTCTACACACCGGGCGTGATGGAAGCGCACTTGACCGATGGCATCTTCTGGATCGGCATGCTGCTCGCGCTTGTCGCGGGTTTCATTGCTGCGCTGCCGATCAACTACTGGTTTGCGAAGCGCGGCGTTCGGCACGTGCATTGA
- a CDS encoding NAD(P)-dependent alcohol dehydrogenase has product MKAITFSQYGSPDVLKYEDVPTPTPKDDEVLIKVHASSVNAADWHLLRADPFLVRFMMGFTKPKINILGGDVAGTVEAIGRNVREFKVGDEVFGDVFDENLGGFAEYKCAREKYLVAKPKNLSFEEAAAVPLASVTAYYGLRDVAKVQPGQKVLVNGAAGGVGTFAVQIAKALGAEVTAVCSTRNLEQSRSLGADYVIDYTKENFTKSGKQYDAIFCVNGYYPISDFKRSLAPNGIYAMAGGGNRLLLDAMFLAPLHSMFSGRKMTMVASKPDKGRLSAVKELIESGKVRPVVEKTYPLSEVPDAIRYLETGHARGKVVIKVA; this is encoded by the coding sequence ATGAAAGCCATCACCTTCTCTCAATACGGCTCCCCCGACGTTCTGAAATATGAAGACGTCCCCACGCCGACGCCGAAGGACGACGAAGTCTTAATCAAGGTTCACGCGTCTTCGGTGAATGCCGCCGATTGGCATCTCTTGCGCGCCGACCCGTTCTTGGTGCGGTTCATGATGGGCTTCACAAAACCTAAAATCAATATTCTCGGCGGCGACGTCGCAGGCACTGTTGAAGCGATCGGCAGGAACGTGCGGGAGTTCAAAGTCGGCGATGAAGTCTTCGGCGACGTGTTCGATGAAAACTTGGGCGGATTTGCCGAGTACAAGTGCGCGCGCGAAAAATATCTTGTCGCCAAGCCGAAGAATCTCAGCTTTGAAGAGGCCGCCGCTGTTCCCTTGGCGTCCGTGACTGCCTATTATGGTTTGCGCGATGTTGCCAAAGTTCAGCCGGGACAAAAAGTCTTGGTCAACGGCGCCGCCGGCGGAGTCGGAACGTTCGCCGTGCAAATCGCCAAAGCGTTGGGAGCTGAAGTCACCGCCGTCTGCAGCACGCGCAACCTCGAACAGTCGCGCTCGCTCGGTGCAGATTACGTCATTGACTACACCAAAGAGAATTTCACCAAGAGCGGCAAACAATACGACGCCATCTTCTGCGTCAACGGCTACTATCCCATCAGCGACTTCAAACGGTCGCTTGCACCAAACGGAATTTATGCCATGGCCGGCGGTGGCAACAGACTGCTTCTCGATGCGATGTTTCTGGCGCCGCTCCATTCCATGTTCAGCGGCAGGAAGATGACGATGGTGGCCTCGAAACCTGATAAGGGCAGACTCAGTGCCGTCAAAGAGCTCATCGAATCTGGCAAAGTCCGCCCGGTCGTTGAAAAGACGTATCCGCTCTCCGAAGTCCCCGACGCCATTCGCTATCTCGAAACCGGACACGCAAGAGGCAAAGTTGTAATCAAAGTCGCATAG
- a CDS encoding cytochrome c: MKNVLKWIGIAAGILILIVVMYGGYIFMQAGSIMSKSYADVKGKNIYVPSDSATIERGRYLVSSVGTCAGCHMPDLSGHELDMGPFAFFSAPNITFGKGGLPADYSIQDLDLAVRHGIKRDKTGMLIMPSFHLNRISDEDLAAIYAYLKVAPKVDVERKPFALGPIGKMVLVKGGLVNEAAVTDHSFKSPKRPEIAVTAEYGKYIAEIACIGCHGPNYSGGPVFEGDPNWPPAANLTKHLKHYNYESFANLMKTGIRADGTLVDTLAMPTSLTKLADSVDVAALWTYLSALPEQQDASMDWHTILAKH, from the coding sequence ATGAAAAACGTTTTGAAGTGGATCGGAATCGCGGCCGGTATATTGATATTGATCGTCGTCATGTACGGCGGCTATATCTTCATGCAGGCCGGAAGTATCATGAGCAAATCGTACGCGGATGTCAAAGGCAAAAATATCTATGTGCCGAGCGACAGCGCAACGATTGAACGCGGACGCTATCTGGTTTCATCGGTCGGGACGTGCGCAGGCTGCCACATGCCCGACTTGAGCGGACACGAGTTGGACATGGGGCCGTTCGCCTTTTTCAGTGCCCCCAATATCACCTTCGGCAAAGGCGGATTGCCGGCGGACTATTCCATTCAAGATCTTGATTTAGCCGTACGACATGGAATTAAACGCGATAAGACCGGCATGTTGATTATGCCGAGCTTTCACCTGAATCGCATATCCGATGAAGACCTTGCTGCTATTTATGCGTATTTGAAAGTTGCTCCGAAAGTTGACGTCGAACGCAAACCTTTTGCGCTCGGCCCGATTGGTAAAATGGTGTTGGTGAAGGGGGGACTGGTCAACGAGGCCGCCGTGACCGACCACAGCTTCAAGAGTCCGAAGCGTCCCGAAATTGCCGTCACCGCTGAGTATGGAAAGTATATCGCGGAAATCGCCTGCATCGGCTGCCACGGTCCGAACTACAGCGGCGGCCCGGTGTTCGAAGGCGACCCCAATTGGCCGCCGGCGGCGAATCTGACGAAGCACTTGAAGCACTACAATTACGAGTCATTCGCGAATCTGATGAAGACTGGAATTCGTGCGGATGGCACGCTGGTGGACACGCTCGCCATGCCGACAAGTCTCACCAAACTTGCCGACAGCGTCGACGTCGCGGCCTTATGGACTTACTTGAGCGCGCTGCCCGAGCAGCAGGATGCCAGCATGGATTGGCATACCATTCTCGCAAAACACTAA
- the queF gene encoding NADPH-dependent 7-cyano-7-deazaguanine reductase QueF, which translates to MPTQKSDTKLLKSLGRKAKASRKLEVFPNHSPGKMEVTLNCTEFTCLCPVTGQPDFAHIEIIYTPDKYVVESKSLKLYLETFRNVGVFHEHLAVDIGEDFMRFVKPLHVEVIAHFNTRGGIAISAAYSNTRRK; encoded by the coding sequence GTGCCCACACAAAAATCCGACACAAAGTTACTGAAGTCGCTCGGCAGGAAAGCCAAAGCCTCGCGCAAACTCGAAGTCTTTCCAAATCATTCGCCGGGGAAGATGGAGGTCACGCTCAACTGCACCGAGTTCACCTGCCTCTGTCCGGTCACCGGTCAGCCCGACTTCGCACACATCGAAATCATCTATACTCCCGACAAATACGTCGTCGAATCCAAGTCGCTGAAACTCTATCTCGAAACCTTCCGCAATGTCGGCGTTTTCCACGAACATCTTGCGGTGGACATCGGCGAAGATTTTATGAGGTTTGTCAAACCGCTTCATGTTGAAGTCATCGCCCATTTCAACACGCGCGGCGGCATCGCAATTTCGGCAGCCTACTCAAACACGCGAAGGAAGTGA
- a CDS encoding DinB family protein, with protein MSSSWTFLRGRQDDDARFHFGATMTLADLKHLLHYTRWANSQIIEEMLSHVDAPPRAVTWLAHNLAAEHLWIDRMTNDPRNHLVWPDWKLYECLEQQQELARRWEKFFTGMSDDDLDRKVTYTNSQGNEFTNSVREILTHLVLHAPHHRGQINAELRAMGFEPPWIDYIQAVRTKQI; from the coding sequence GTGTCGTCATCCTGGACTTTCCTGCGCGGCAGACAGGATGACGACGCTCGATTCCATTTTGGTGCGACCATGACTCTTGCCGATCTCAAGCACTTGCTGCACTACACACGCTGGGCAAACTCGCAGATTATTGAAGAGATGCTTTCGCATGTGGACGCTCCGCCGCGTGCCGTGACGTGGCTTGCGCACAATCTTGCCGCCGAGCATCTCTGGATCGACCGCATGACGAACGATCCGCGCAATCATCTTGTGTGGCCGGATTGGAAACTCTATGAATGTCTGGAGCAGCAGCAGGAACTCGCTCGCCGCTGGGAAAAATTCTTCACCGGCATGTCCGACGACGATCTCGATCGCAAGGTGACCTACACCAATTCACAAGGCAACGAGTTCACAAACTCCGTGCGCGAGATCCTGACACATCTCGTCCTTCACGCTCCCCATCATCGCGGACAGATCAACGCCGAACTCCGCGCCATGGGCTTCGAGCCACCGTGGATTGATTATATTCAGGCGGTCAGAACAAAACAAATATAG
- a CDS encoding DUF3800 domain-containing protein produces the protein MSKYRMYIDEVGDPGLHSLDDERHRYLSLTGVIIDLDHVSEFVHPQLESLKQQFFGNHHHPDSPIVLHRKELVNGVRPFESLRNDELREKFNATLLDFLLTADYQVATVVIDKVEHVERYRTWRFDPYHYCLAVLAERYVLWLDRRGQQGDVMAESRGGKEDMRLKKSFNLLFNTGTDYVGADKIQRTLSSSQLKVKKKDNNIAGLQLADLLAHPSFKNTLTKSSKSNTTVSNAFGAKIADILESKKYLRNASGKTLGWGAKILP, from the coding sequence ATGAGCAAATACCGGATGTATATAGATGAGGTCGGTGACCCAGGACTGCATTCGCTTGATGATGAGCGCCATCGATATCTTAGCTTGACCGGTGTGATCATTGACCTTGATCACGTGAGCGAGTTTGTTCATCCACAGCTCGAATCTCTGAAACAACAATTCTTTGGGAATCACCACCATCCCGATTCTCCAATTGTTTTGCATCGAAAAGAGCTTGTGAACGGAGTTCGACCTTTTGAGTCATTACGCAATGACGAATTGCGCGAAAAGTTTAATGCGACATTGTTAGACTTCTTGTTGACAGCGGATTATCAAGTCGCAACAGTAGTTATAGATAAGGTAGAACACGTTGAAAGATACCGGACGTGGCGTTTTGATCCATATCACTACTGTCTTGCTGTGTTAGCAGAGAGATATGTCTTATGGCTTGATCGCCGCGGCCAACAAGGAGATGTGATGGCTGAGTCGCGAGGTGGGAAAGAGGATATGCGGTTGAAGAAGTCTTTCAACTTGCTGTTCAATACAGGGACAGACTACGTGGGAGCTGACAAGATTCAGCGTACTTTGAGTAGCTCACAACTGAAGGTGAAGAAAAAGGACAATAATATCGCTGGACTTCAACTCGCAGATCTCCTTGCTCACCCTTCATTCAAGAACACATTGACCAAAAGTAGTAAAAGCAATACCACTGTAAGTAATGCCTTCGGAGCCAAGATAGCAGATATTCTTGAATCCAAGAAATATCTTCGAAACGCTTCTGGCAAAACATTAGGTTGGGGCGCGAAAATACTTCCATAA